A single window of Bacillales bacterium DNA harbors:
- a CDS encoding response regulator transcription factor, with amino-acid sequence MTKFNKVKSTRIVLIDDHRLFREGVKRILEMVDDFKVVDEGDDGKEVEAIVKVHEPDVVLMDINMPGINGVEATRRLMEASPDTKVIILSIHDDESYVTHALKSGASGYLLKEMDSDSLVEAVRVVSEGGAYIHPKVTHNLINEFRRLANGGDNNDSGYGNIEYRKPLHILTRRECEVLQLLADGKSNRAIGEALYISEKTVKNHVSNILQKINVEDRTQAVVEAIKNGWVRVM; translated from the coding sequence ATGACAAAATTCAATAAGGTGAAATCGACCAGAATCGTTTTGATTGACGATCATCGGCTGTTTCGGGAAGGCGTAAAGCGGATTCTCGAAATGGTTGATGATTTCAAAGTGGTGGACGAAGGGGACGACGGCAAAGAGGTGGAGGCGATCGTCAAGGTTCACGAACCGGATGTCGTATTGATGGACATCAACATGCCGGGGATTAACGGTGTCGAAGCTACACGTAGACTCATGGAAGCTTCCCCCGACACAAAGGTCATTATTTTATCCATACATGATGATGAAAGCTACGTCACGCACGCCTTGAAATCCGGCGCTTCGGGATACTTGCTGAAGGAGATGGATTCCGATTCGCTCGTCGAAGCAGTTCGCGTCGTCTCTGAGGGAGGCGCTTACATTCATCCGAAAGTAACCCATAATTTAATCAACGAGTTTCGCCGGTTGGCGAACGGTGGTGACAATAACGACTCCGGCTACGGGAACATCGAATACCGCAAACCGTTGCACATTTTAACGCGCAGGGAGTGCGAAGTGCTGCAACTGCTGGCCGACGGAAAAAGCAACCGCGCCATTGGGGAAGCCTTGTACATCAGCGAAAAGACGGTCAAAAATCATGTGAGCAACATTTTACAAAAAATCAATGTCGAAGATCGGACTCAGGCGGTTGTCGAGGCGATCAAAAACGGATGGGTGCGGGTGATGTGA